From Carya illinoinensis cultivar Pawnee chromosome 5, C.illinoinensisPawnee_v1, whole genome shotgun sequence, one genomic window encodes:
- the LOC122309771 gene encoding ankyrin repeat domain-containing protein 2B-like, with amino-acid sequence MASNLPKDLPADEKAGSTESKATKSETSSGEAQPGQRTATSPPGAGIPPNPFDFSAMTGLLNDPSIKELAEQIAKDPSFNQMAEQLQKTFQGASLEDSHSIPQFDTQQYYNTMQQVMQNPQFMTMAERLGNALMQDPSMSNVLESFANPTNKDQLEERMARIKEDPSLKPILEEIENGGPAAMMRYWNDKDVLQKLGEAMGLAVSGDATTSAENSVPEEAEDPGNEDESIVHHTASVGDVEGLKNALASGADKDEEDSEGRTALHFACGYGEVKCAQVLLEAGATVDALDKNKNTALHYAAGYGRKECVALLLENGAAVTLQNMDGKTPIDVAKLNNQHEVLKLLEKDAFL; translated from the exons ATGGCTTCAAATTTGCCCAAGGATCTTCCGGCTG ATGAGAAGGCAGGTTCGACAGAGAGCAAAGCCACCAAATCTGAAACATCCTCTGGGGAGGCGCAGCCGGGACAAAGAACAGCTACTTCTCCCCCCGGAGCTGGGATTCCTCCCAACCCCTTCGATTTCTCAGCCATGACTGGCCTGCTCAAT GATCCAAGCATTAAGGAACTGGCTGAACAGATAGCAAAAGATCCTTCATTCAACCAGATGGCAGAGCAACTCCAGAAGACTTTTCAGGGTGCATCACTTGAAGATAGTCATAGTATCCCACAGTTTGATACTCAACAATATTACAACACTATGCAACAGGTCATGCAAAATCCTCAATTTATGACCATGGCTGAGCGCCTTGGTAATGCATTAATGCAG GATCCATCAATGTCTAACGTGCTTGAAAGTTTTGCAAATCCGACAAACAAAGACCAGCTTGAGGAACGAATGGCACGCATCAAAGAAGATCCATCCTTAAAGCCTATTTTAGAAGAGATAGAGAATGGTGGCCCAGCTGCTATGATGAG GTACTGGAATGATAAAGATGTTCTACAGAAGTTGGGTGAAGCTATGGGTCTTGCAGTATCAGGAGATGCAACTACTTCTGCTGAAAATTCTGTACCAGAGGAAGCTGAAGATCCTGGTAATGAGGATGAATCAATTGTTCATCACACTGCTAGTGTTGGTGATGTAGAG ggtttgaaaaatgcACTTGCCTCTGGTGCTGACAAGGATGAAGAAGACTCGGAGGGAAGGACAGCATTGCATTTTGCATGTGGATATGGTGAG GTGAAGTGCGCTCAGGTCCTTCTTGAGGCTGGAGCAACTGTGGATGCATTGGACAAGAATAAAAATACTGCACTTCATTACGCAGCTGGTTATGGAAGGAAGGAGTGTGTGGCTCTACTGCTGGAGAATGGTGCCGCTGT TACACTTCAGAACATGGATGGGAAGACTCCTATTGATGTTGCCAAGCTAAACAATCAACACGAGGTGCTGAAGCTGCTCGAAAAGGATGCTTTCCTGTGA